The Silene latifolia isolate original U9 population chromosome X, ASM4854445v1, whole genome shotgun sequence genome contains the following window.
TAGTATCAGGGGAAGCGTGTTGCCAGTCCCGACAGGAACTACATTCATAACCCACGTTGATTTCTTTCCCTCCAAAAGAGCGGCATTAAAACCACCATAATGAGCATTCATGTCCATAACATTGCGTACCATGTTATAAGGAGGCAATGGATCTTCATCACCTGGCCGTTTTGGATGGTCAGAAAATATCAAGGGAGTAAGCAATGACCAATAATTTCTCATCGCTGTTTTCAAATTATCCCTGTCTTCATAAAAGTCCCAAGATTGAACACCTGGAGAATGAAAAATGAAAAGGATAAGCAACAAAGCCACCAGCTCTGCCTTACAGCTACATAGAAAATTTAGAAATCAATGTGACACAAATGAGGAAAAACTAAAAAACACCGAAACAATACTTTCCATGAAGTTCAAGCTCACGAGAGGTAAGCCGAGAGCTATTTGATCTATTGTGAATAGAAATCCATCTTTTATTATTCGCTCCAGTGATGCAGCTGGCAAGGGGGCGATAATATGGTTTGCTTTCATTCTCATCCTGACAAAGAGGCACCCCCTTCTTCCTATAACACAAGAAAATAAGACTGAAACCTTTAGATGAATAATAAGGAGTACTCTGTATCATCAATTTATCGTGCACAATGATAAGTGAAGGAGTTTATGTCACACTATGAAGGACTAattcaaataaatcaaaattaacaaAGTAATCTGCAATAAATAAGGTTTCTGAAGCTGTTTTTCTTACCTAGCTGCATAGCAATTTGCATCAGCAGTCTTCTGCCATATAAGAGTTTCATCTTGTTGATCAAGAAGACTCCAGCAAATTTTTTGCGTAAAATCTTCAACTGGCGTCAACATGATCCCTTTCTTTGTTGCCAACAAGCTCCCTTCAGGTTTGATCATAGGAGAAGTAAGCACAAAGTAACCTCCAGGCTTGAGTACCCGATCGACTTCAATAATAAACATCCCGTCTGTATCAGAAAGCCATTGTTGCAACTTACGTTAAAAAAAATGTAATAGTTGGGGAGAGCATTTAATGAAGGTCAAATTTCCAATATACTGAGTGCATTTTATGCAAACAAGTCAAAAGTTATCTGTAGTACACAAATTTTTTTTCCATCACGAAATGTTAGCACTGTTTTTTAAATATCTTAGTAGCCTGACGAATATACTATGGAGCATGTATCATACAAAAAGGAACCTCTTCGAGTCATAAAGGGATATGTGGCGAAAAACTTAACATCTGAATTCTTTTCTTATCGTAAGGGCAACCTGGAGTGGGGTCCCTGCTTGGTGATAGTTTTGTTGATATAAAAATTCACCTAATTTTCTACTAGCTACATAAGAGTGCGATATTAATGGAAGAGATTTTAAGGGGAACCCCCATGCACATTCACTCTCTTCTTCCCTCCCTTCCCCACCCCCACCTAAGATCCTATTCAAATAACCTTAAATATATTAACAGCCACGCCATTTCTGATTCAAATGTCTGATATACTAACCAAACAGCAAAATTATGCCACCCGGTTAATAAACTCACATGTACCCAATAAGTACATTAATAAATAGGAAAGCTATACGAGACTTCGTTTATTTTTATTCAAGATCAACAGAAAGCAATGATCAAGAGACTAGTCAAAATTCCTCACATCTTTCAAAACATGAGCCTCATGACAGAGCACAGATACTGAATAACTACAAGTAAGACCTCTTTTAAGCAGTTGTTTCCCCTCACATCAGGTTCAATATATAGAGGAAACTCCCCATTTCCCGCAAAGTGGAATAAGGTGAACAAATACGATACAATCATTTGTGCAGTGTGATCAAATTACCTTTTCCATCCCAGTCAATACCACACTGAGCACAATGAATCATGCCAAAAGACAACGCTGGATATGGAAGTTGCCTGGAAATAAAGTTGCCGATCATAGCAGGTAAACCTCTTTCCAGGGCCAACTGAGCCTGGCCACCTGTCAACTCATACGCCGCAATACAAACAGGCATCACTTTTAGTGAGACTAAATGTCCTCCGAAACCTCCAAACCCACAGCCAATGTCGAGCATAGTTTGTACCTGTAATTGCCATAGAAACATATCAGCTCACGCAGCAAAGTATATTTAAAAATTCCTGCACAGTTCTTAATAGAATTGAAGGGAAGCAGCAAAAAGCTTACACCAGCTTGAGGGAAGTCAAGATCACTGCCTAGCCCGATCATTTCAGCAAGTTGGCGAGAATAATCTTTAACGCCATCAAAGATCAGCCCATCATCATTGTGGAAAGCAATTTGGTTCTCTTCCAGTAACATCATCCTAGTAAAATTCATCCATTTAAAACAAATTTTCAGCATGAAAAGAAGAGAATAATTTAAGTGTATTCAAATGATTCAGAAGAGGATCCAATAGTTCCAAAAAAAATGAGGTATACCTCTTTGTCATGCTTCCAGAAGAAAGGAATTGGTCTTTAGTGATCTTGACATTTCCACTCCAAATCACGTCTCGACCAGCAGGCCACCTTAAGGGAATCTTATACTCCTTAGGAGGTCGAACCAAACAACGTTCTTCATCTCTCGACAATTCACAATGACGATCAAACTCCTCGCCATCTTTAAACCCAGCTAACAAGTTTGCACTTGCATTATAACATGGCACATAATTCTCCCTCTCCTTTCCACAAAGGGGCAATTCCTTTTGCCTGGGATTAGCCCCTGAGTTAAGAAACCTAAGGTCGAAATAATCGACCACCGCCTGCTCCTTCAACTTCCTATAATTGGTAAAAACCTCGGGCAAGCGAGGGCCGGCTAAGGAATCAAAATCGCTAGACGGTGATGAAGATGACGACCTTAAAAAAGCAACAAATGCAACGATAGTAAGGAGGCAGAAAAGGAACCAATTATGCCGTATTTTATGGGCGAAAATTAGTGACAATTTATTAAACCAGTAGCTTCTCATGACCAATTTCTACCACTCCCTTATTTCAACAGTTCATCTGAAACAATTGAATTATCCCAAATCATAACACAGACAATTTCCAGCTGCTGCAATGACAACAATTATAACAACTGATGATAATTAAAAGGAGAATTATAGCTGTAAAACAAAATTGATTTGGGAAAGATCAGAATATGAAATAGTACCGTTAAAAGAGGTTTAGGGTTAGAGATAACAAATTGAGATCTCCGAATCATAGGATCCAATTTTTGATGAATTTAATTTCAATGTTCAAATGTGCAACAACAAACAAACTAACTAACTAACCAACtgattaaattaatattaaaatattaaaatataaaagATAAAAGACAGACAGAGATACAGAAAGAAAGAAGAATGTATTCAGAGAAATGACAGTGGAGTGAAATTCGGGAAATTCAGTTGTTTTTCtttatctttttctttttattttccaAATTCTTTTTTTGTTGTTAATGTGACAGTGTGACTGTGGAGACTGGAGATCGATCTAGTGATGATGAGAGAGGAGATAGAATGAGGTTGTtaaattggtttttttttttttttttttttttgctgtttttgTAAAGGTCGTTAAATAGTTAATGTTGCCATGATGAAACATTCAAAGGAGGTTGGTGATGTAAATGGGCCGGGCCAAGATGATAAAAATGGCCCATATGTGCGGGCTAGGCCGGGCTGGGGCAAATCAGAGGGCCTATTTAGCGATCCCAAGCCCGGTCTTTATGGGTTAAATCGGGGCTTTTGGGTCTAAATGGGCTTTTCGGGCCCTAGAATTTACGACTTACCGAATGAGATAAGTAGCATAATACCTTCAACTAGTACTTTAAAAACACACTTAGTATAAAAATATCGTACAAAGTATGATGAAATGCATATGAATTAATCTCCAAAAATATAATAAAGACAACCATTGACACATTAGAatgtgttatgaaatattataatGTAATATTATaggcaaatttaacaaaaataacccaaccttttatatgtcttccagaaataacccaaccttttaacttaaacaataataatccaacatttgtatttttgtcacaaaaatatcccaaaatctcACCTAAACTAATTTCTACCTAATATTGAGAAATGATATTTTGTAAAATAGTTTCATAAATCTTTATATAAAGTTTATTAACACTAcataaaatcaaataatcaagtagaaaattaaaAAGATCTAAACTTTCATCTTCACCAAACTTTTTATTCATTGAGAAATCACAAACATGGCTATCAACTCTACAAATTTTCGGTAACATTAAAAAAGTTTGAAACTTGCAATCTTTTccaaactattttttttttcaaaaaattatatatttgttttattaatCAATTTTCCATTTATAAGTAAGGAAAttataatttttcaaattttttggttATGATTTTTTTTAAGTATGATATCGCAAAATAAACTTTATATAAAGATTTATGAAACTATTTTACAAAAtatcatttctcaatattaaGTTGAAATTAGTTTAGGTGAGATTTTGAgatatttttgtgacaaaaataaaaaggttggattattattatttaagttaaaaggttgggttatttctggaagacatattaaaggttgggttatttttgttaaatttgccaatattatatggatgtttatatgttaggaTATTGTAGAGTTATTGTATTAAGGAAAGTCTACCctattgtatgtgtatatatatatactccttaTAATGGAATAAGAATACAGTTTTCTCTCTCTTATTTTCTCTCTACAATTCTCCCTTCTCGTTATTTCACAACACGTCAGCACGAATCTTAACCAGCTGAGCGAAAGGAATTATTTATGGTCTTATTATTTTATTTCCGCCAACCAAGATCTGATAATCAGGAGATTCAAATTagattttattatattatttagcTGATTCAGGTAGGCTCCTACTATTATTATTTACTTATATTTGATTTAAGAAGTATTGTTAATCGTAAGCGACTAAGCGGTGAATCATGGATAGTACCATGTTCAATCATAGTCAGTATTGCAAGAATCCTCTTAATCGATCGGTATTTAATGTTATAAACGTGATATATTTTGCTTTACCGGAACATACTACGCTTTACATAAGTAAATCTGTTTTTCATTGGCTAATAAACTTAAATTTGACTTCCTTGTCTGCCAAACCAAACAAAGACTTGGTTTCAATTGTTTGGTTAATTAAATGACGTGATTTAGAAGGTTGATTGATTTTCTTTACCCATGTTTCAGTTTGGTAATACTCTATTAACGACTTAACTCTAGTTGGTTTGGAAATAATCCCCAATTATTATACAGAAGGTTGATTGATGTTCTTTATCCACGAAGATTATTATTTTATAAGTGAACTGTGATAATTGATATTATGAGTTTTTAGTTTTATCATTCATCTTAATTTAGCCATTCATGTACCACATTGTTCTGAATTAATCCAATTATTAATTTTGGTAAAGGGCAATTTTTGATAATTATAAACAAATTATAATGGAACTCGATGGTAGAATTGTTTGGTACACTAATGCGATTACATGTAATAATGTTTGACTTTAGTAAAGTATTCATTGGATAAATTCATCTGTTAAGTGTATGGTATCCCATAAACGTAATTTGTGTAATATCGTGGATAAATCGAGTAAACTCTACTACAAGGACCtaaaggccctgttcttttgaacttaaagtcacttaagttaagttcacttcagatcctataagttgattcggttggatcgagatcctataagttgattcgagatcctataagttgattcgattcgattcgagatcctataagttgattgattgattcgagatcctataagttgattcgagatcctataagttgattgattgatttcatAAGactataagttgattgattcgagatcctataaattcagtttagaaaCGTTATATatagagtattatttttaaaaaccgacgcaaaaacattcgatattattaattattcgatacatatatacattattattttaaaaaaataattatcacccttctcattttttttttaccGTAATGTAACCATAGTATAATGTATtaacaaaccaatgtatataaagcggaaaaatgttattatcttaccttgtgttttagactatattttcttataagtGTTTTCTCTTAACTgtccactaatttcttgtaaaatttttgtttaatctcaataaaagtttgcgtttttataataataataataataataataataataataataataataataataataataataataataataataataataataataataataataataataataatagtaataataataaataatacaaaAGTTGTGATTttataaaacaataataataataataataataataataataataataataataataataataataataataataataataataataataataataataataataataattaattaatttaagttaatttagattcggatcgtgtaagttcagttcagatcctataagttgattgattcgagatcctataagttcgattcgatccaATAAGTTAAGTTCGATTcggatcctataagttaagttgattcgagatcttttaagttcgattcgaatcctataagttgattcgattcgattcaaatcctataagttgattcgattcggttcaaatcctataagttgattcgattcgagatcgatccgtttcagtccaaaagaacagggctaAAGTATCCTTTTAACTGAGGTACTTTGTTGAGATAGATTTAATAAGTTAAAGCTTTGTATTAAATTGTGAACTAATGGCATATAAAGACAATTGGTTGTTTACACACTCTCAAGGTAATTTGCGCACATATAGTCGGCACGTACGTCATTGAGACTTATGAAACTATGGATGTTACTAAAtattcactacgccaaataagacatccaataacggtcaaataatgcaaattaccgtttttaaatagaaacatgggaccgttattgcaacgacggttgttaaatatatacaacGGTTATACAAATAAcaagcgaccgttatataacatcaagaaccgttgttaaatcttaagaacggtatcaaatccgttgtcgtagtttactattgacaacgtcttatcgttccaaaaccgttgttaaatattatatatgataacggttcatttcgttatcttatttaattgaatgtcaaaatttaacaacggctttattgcgtgcaaaaccgttgtaatattcatctgttgacaacggtatgtaaccgttatctatttatattgatgaaattttgtcaacggttctgcttaaataaaccgttgtaaaatttttgaactcgacaacggttatcgttcgttatcttatatttttggcggtttgaatgggagggaaatatgtcaacggttatttatctaaataaaaccgttgtcaaataattgtttgcagcGTATTGTTTTTAActgttatcgtttttaatttttatttttttaaaatgattttagcttgttctagcagctgctgaaatgctattttttcagcaggattttaaaattctttgaaatgctattttttttcttctttgaaaaatagcattcaaAGAAATTGTGCTTgatgcaaaaattcaatcctgtatcaaaatattacacctcgcaatcaattaaacccagtttaaaaatagtacaaacaggatgatcaacagccaaaacacaactgctattgagaaaataaaagaaaccaatacacaatggatctatatatacacactcgtacataaagcatgagaaaactattgagacctcgctaatgaaacaacataactggcccataTATTTCTCATCTGATTGATGTCTTCTAGCGAATATTCtcgggctttgttgagtatttgtggaaactacaattcaaaatatacataatcaaaatagatgtaATACATggtggaagtatacagaattgaactcaatttacgtctgaaatagtttttaaatcacactaacccgtatcggaatagtagatagttttctgtggataacctcccacatggactgacaaacgtaaaaacCGCATtatttgtcgtctggtgctttaggagactattatataaatcacacacaaatcagctgaattagataatcaacctctcgcataaacattaattaaatgatacgagtaattattaagaatacacttactaatggtgtgataaaattgggaacaacgtCGCTTTCATATtttccaagtggacataatcttttttttgcttcaaaaacactaaatcataaatatacacacatgccattattatttgcatatatatgtccCAAGTCAtaaaataacaaatgacattattgaaggttgtaaacttacttagttatcatccttacacaactatCAGAGGggttgccttcgcgagagtcaatccagtacactatttttgtttccacttggattgccagtagcacccaatgctttcTATTCAATTTGgaacattgaactgttagttcatttacacgcatttaagcatgttagtaataaatttatagaaccgtgattcattataataatcacgtactatacatacatattctcattgtagggggcaagccatagttttttggacgacatcaaccgacgagcgatattattgatttgttcttcgtatgaaattctgtgcacagagaatgccttaggactcaagaatccgtaggcgtgaaatgggaacttccactcagcgatctgattattcaggtacctattacgccacatggaacaaagaatgttattgtaattgataatttaaacaaacatcattattcgtaaatgaaaatgactaaatagttttattaataaaacttacttcatccaaatcaaaatgtgaacagcatctaaattgtcaaggtcgaacAACATCCAAATTGTCAAGGCCGACAAATttcatcagttgcttcgggtccagtacggctacatcagctgcgcccataatttcctgttcaatgttaatcatgactacatcccctctaggcgACTTCTTTACAACCAGGTTGTGCCAAGCcatcagcgaagcagttttcatttttttcttatagtcacacgattcataataagaatcataagcagacttgactgcaacaacttccgtcgacgtagtagtaattgctttagctgctgccatgactttgcttaacttctgcaaatgtaaagattaaagtacttacgatgtgttaatattcgtaccctaatatatttaaagaacaagtaataattaacgtgtgcatataggtacctcggggatgacaacattgatgaggttgttaggccattgcacataagagctcagggcttctttcaaatacgtGACCTCCTCAATAGAAAATGGTACTTGTACTTCCCCATattcgtctttatataattgggacacttccattttactgcaattgtgacgaagggctataccatgaaccttaacttgttgaagccggtcgtaagcgaacacgtatcccctagcaatagcaactttctgtttcccctgtaaatagaacagatGACAAGGCATGTTACAATCGCCCTTCACGatagctttaatcaattagtacacatacattcatattacctttaataaatttcataagtaaaaaacgtgtactgagatgaataattataaactagcatctattacctttttcggtgtagagaagaacgtctgattatcaactacctcaatctcttcCTGTGTCATGGCCTtactggcttcctcttcctcttcaactgcctgatatcgatcctcggctcccacctgagtctcctttgccatttccttctcccttgccatgtcctcaTCGGCTTCCTTCtatacattaacacttgtccatataacacgtactgattttccaaatcatatcacattatatatatatatataagacataaatattattacctctttttcctcctcctcatcctcctccttctcctcctccttctcctcctgctcccccttctcctcctcatctgcttcctttatgacctcttgaaccatatccaactctttttctgatggcttttccctagtttccaacattctcatcatcaacttggctattttatgtagctgtgtagtaggatTAATGTCAgtatatatagttataaattatgttggttcaaatacagtatttatagattaccttattggaatcatcaccactttgAGTAGTTTTCCTAAAATACTtactgataccaacatgcgtcgatacccctctcacacgacctggatgctctgctttgctgattactctagcaagaatgtcatcacatccttcaggcttccattttccttcctctaccgacttctcacagatcctctgcatacacataaaaccattaagcaacacacaattatataactctgactaccagtggtaggagtgacatatttattcaaacttacaattttctctttgatgtccttatcatattcagtttccgtctttccattcttaggagtgtgaccttccaccccaagcgtcgtgacgactgaattttccaagctttgcctacaattcattcatcacattgatatcctctcaaaatatgtatgattacgatgaacatatataacatccgactaaaacacctaatagtctaaatACTATAAGAATTCTgtagtacttacaagtttcttcttaatcaatctataacctgttagaaatctatatctcattatactcaacatattcatatatgtttcaatt
Protein-coding sequences here:
- the LOC141623676 gene encoding putative methyltransferase PMT5 isoform X1; this encodes MRSYWFNKLSLIFAHKIRHNWFLFCLLTIVAFVAFLRSSSSSPSSDFDSLAGPRLPEVFTNYRKLKEQAVVDYFDLRFLNSGANPRQKELPLCGKERENYVPCYNASANLLAGFKDGEEFDRHCELSRDEERCLVRPPKEYKIPLRWPAGRDVIWSGNVKITKDQFLSSGSMTKRMMLLEENQIAFHNDDGLIFDGVKDYSRQLAEMIGLGSDLDFPQAGVQTMLDIGCGFGGFGGHLVSLKVMPVCIAAYELTGGQAQLALERGLPAMIGNFISRQLPYPALSFGMIHCAQCGIDWDGKDGMFIIEVDRVLKPGGYFVLTSPMIKPEGSLLATKKGIMLTPVEDFTQKICWSLLDQQDETLIWQKTADANCYAARKKGVPLCQDENESKPYYRPLASCITGANNKRWISIHNRSNSSRLTSRELELHGVQSWDFYEDRDNLKTAMRNYWSLLTPLIFSDHPKRPGDEDPLPPYNMVRNVMDMNAHYGGFNAALLEGKKSTWVMNVVPVGTGNTLPLILDQGFAGVLHDWCEPFPTYPRTYDMLHANGLLSHLSSEKFRMMDLFLEMDRILRPEGWVVLSDNVGAIEMARTHAAQIRWEARVIDPQNGSDQRLLVCQKPFLRK
- the LOC141623676 gene encoding putative methyltransferase PMT5 isoform X2; the protein is MRSYWFNKLSLIFAHKIRHNWFLFCLLTIVAFVAFLRSSSSSPSSDFDSLAGPRLPEVFTNYRKLKEQAVVDYFDLRFLNSGANPRQKELPLCGKERENYVPCYNASANLLAGFKDGEEFDRHCELSRDEERCLVRPPKEYKIPLRWPAGRDVIWSGNVKITKDQFLSSGSMTKRMMLLEENQIAFHNDDGLIFDGVKDYSRQLAEMIGLGSDLDFPQAGVQTMLDIGCGFGGFGGHLVSLKVMPVCIAAYELTGGQAQLALERGLPAMIGNFISRQLPYPALSFGMIHCAQCGIDWDGKDGMFIIEVDRVLKPGGYFVLTSPMIKPEGSLLATKKGIMLTPVEDFTQKICWSLLDQQDETLIWQKTADANCYAARKKGVPLCQDENESKPYYRPLASCITGANNKRWISIHNRSNSSRLTSRELELHGKCSILGLL